The genomic stretch CACCGGCGCGGCGTTCAGCTTCCTGGCCGATGCCGGCGGCTGGCAGAAGTACTTCTTCATGGTGCTGGCGTTCGCCATCAGCGGGCTGATGGCGTGGATGCTGGCCAAGACGCAACGCGGAGACTGGAAGCAGGCGCTGCCGCTGTCGCTGGTGATCGGCGGCGCGATCGGCAACGTGATCGACCGTTTCCTGCACGGGCACGTGGTCGACTTCATCCAGTGGCATGTCGGCCAGCACTACTGGCCGGCGTTCAACATCGCCGATTGCGCGGTAGTGGGCGGTGCCATCGGCATCGGCCTGTTCGGCCTGCTGGGCGGCAAGCCCAGGGCCGCGGAGTAGAATCGCTGCATGGATGTCCTGCTTGCCAACCCGCGCGGCTTCTGCGCCGGCGTCGATCGCGCCATCGAAATCGTCAAGCGCACGCTGGAAGTATTCGGCGCGCCGATCTACGTGCGCCATGAAGTGGTCCACAACAAGTTCGTGGTCGATGACCTGAAGGCGCGCGGCGCTATCTTCGTCGAGGAGCTGGACGAGGTGCCGGATGGCGCCACCGTCATCTTCAGCGCCCATGGCGTGTCGCAGGCGGTGCGCACGGAGGCTGAGCGGCGCGGGCTGAAGGTGTTCGACGCCACCTGCCCGCTGGTGACCAAGGTGCATCTGGAAGTCAGCCGCACCAGCCGGCGCGGCCGCGACATGGTCCTGATCGGCCATGCCGGGCATCCCGAGGTCGAAGGCACGATGGGCCAGTGGCGCGAAGACGGTGAGGCGGGCCAGATCCACCTGGTCGAGGACATCGACGATGTGGCCGCGCTGGAGCTCAGGCAGCCCGACAACTGCGCCTACACCACCCAGACCACGCTGAGCGTGGACGACACCCGCGACATCATCGCCGCGCTCCGGGCCCGCTTCCCGAACATCCAGGGACCGAAGCACGACGACATCTGCTACGCCACCCAGAACCGCCAGGACGCCGTGCGCGACCTGGTGCGCGATGGTTGCGACGCGGTGCTGGTGGTTGGCTCGCCCAACAGCTCCAATTCCAACCGCCTGCGCGAGCTCGCCGAGCGCGAGGGCGCGGCGGCGTGGCTGATCGACAATGCCGGCCAGATCGACCCGGCCTGGATCGCCAGCCACAAGCGGATCGGCGTGACCGCCGGCGCTTCCGCCCCGGAAGTGCTGGTGCAGGGCGTGCTGGAGCGCCTGCGCGCGCTGGGCGCCGGCGACGTGCGCGAACTGCGCGGCGAGCCGGAAAGCATGGTGTTCGCCCTGCCGAAGGAACTGCGCCAGCTGGCGCCGTGACCCGGCAGCCGCTACAATCGCCGGCCATGCCGGAGTAGCTCAGTTGGTAGAGCACGTCATTCGTAATGATGGGGTCGTAGGTTCGATTCCTATCTCCGGCACCAATTTGCAGTCCAAATAAGTCCAATGAAGTCCACGAAGCCCGCCTAGCAAGCGGGTTTCGTCGTTTCAGGTGTCCAGTGTTGTCCAATGTGGTCTATTGCAATCTGCCCCCAAGTGGGGGCAAATAAGGGGGCAGGCTGCATGTCGCGCCGACTGGATGCCCCCAGATGCCCCTTTCCGACGTAGCCATTCGCAAGGCCAAGCCCGCAGAGAAGCCGCTACGGTTGTTCGACGGCGGCGGCCTGTACTTGGAGGTTATGCCCACGGGC from Thermomonas sp. XSG encodes the following:
- the ispH gene encoding 4-hydroxy-3-methylbut-2-enyl diphosphate reductase is translated as MDVLLANPRGFCAGVDRAIEIVKRTLEVFGAPIYVRHEVVHNKFVVDDLKARGAIFVEELDEVPDGATVIFSAHGVSQAVRTEAERRGLKVFDATCPLVTKVHLEVSRTSRRGRDMVLIGHAGHPEVEGTMGQWREDGEAGQIHLVEDIDDVAALELRQPDNCAYTTQTTLSVDDTRDIIAALRARFPNIQGPKHDDICYATQNRQDAVRDLVRDGCDAVLVVGSPNSSNSNRLRELAEREGAAAWLIDNAGQIDPAWIASHKRIGVTAGASAPEVLVQGVLERLRALGAGDVRELRGEPESMVFALPKELRQLAP
- the lspA gene encoding signal peptidase II, yielding MASAKPNALSWLAVSALVLVLDQWSKAWVLSSLPEYTAVPVIDGFWNWYRTYNTGAAFSFLADAGGWQKYFFMVLAFAISGLMAWMLAKTQRGDWKQALPLSLVIGGAIGNVIDRFLHGHVVDFIQWHVGQHYWPAFNIADCAVVGGAIGIGLFGLLGGKPRAAE